GAAAATCAGCTGACCAAATGATGTCTTCTCTAGGAGAAGTTGAATCTTATTCCAGGCTGTGTTCACTGTACTGACTTTATCTTATCTGACCTAAAaggggcctgagggcctgataCAGACACCTATGCCATAGATACCCATAGTGTATTAAATAAATCTTTCTAAATTAGTCAGCTAGACTTCATCCCTTGTCCCTTTGATAAGCAATAGCCATGACAACAGAGACTGATCCCATTGCAActttcaggcagcctaaaggagTTGATAAGCAATCCAATTTCACTTTCCATTTCTGGAAATGTAGGAGAATggtgttgggggtgtgtgtgtgtggaagctCAGGGATGATAGGGGCAGGTATTAAGTACTGCTGCCTGTGATTTGTGActgagaggcaccactcaaacagtggggTTTGGTGGGGCAGGGAATAGGTCTGGGTCTGGAGTGGCTCTGTGTGGAGAAGCTGGCTACAATCTCTATGGGGTCAGACTGCTGGGGGCCTGCAGGCTAGGCTTGAGGGGTATCAGGTAAACTGAGGTAGCGAGGGCTATATTTCAGATCTGAGCTACAGTCCTTGAGCCTGGggaggctgggggaggagggTAGCCCCAGGGTGATGTGTGGGCCAGACTGATATGAacgtgtgtgcttgtgtgtgtcaGAGATGTAATAAGAGTCACAGGGGGTGTTGTGGGGGTATCATCAGGCTGTACCGTGACAGGGAGGTCTGTCCTGTTCACTGCCCCTTGGCTGATTTCTGCCACGGtgacctggaaagcaggaagAGGTGTCTGTTCAGACGCCTTTGCTGTGCTGCCTCTGCTCCCTCCCAGGAGCCTGGATATGCAGAAGTGCTGTGttgctgcagcccctctgcatgccCCACAAATCACATCAAGCAGAGAGAAACCTCAGGCAGGTGAGGGCTGAAAGCATCATCTTCAGATGGACTGAAAAGAGCTACTTGATAAGAAAGTTTGTTACTTCTTTTGTCTTCCTGCAACCATGTCTCCGGTTTTCTGGTCTAATCAGCCTCTTGGGAGGGACACTTGCATTTCCTGTTGCTGCTCCACCTCTAACACCTCTCAGCAGGCCCCATTAAAACTCCAGGAAACTTTACTTCTTTGTCTGCCCTTCACACTGCATCACTCTTCTCCAGGGGCTTGTTAGAGTGAGGAAACTATAATGAGCTTTTTGTTGCCTCTAATTCTCTGTGCACTCATCGGGTGACTAATAGGAGAAATTGGCTTTCGGGAAGAGTTTTGCTAAACTTCAGGATTTTTAATGAGCACATGACATaagagaggatttttttgtttcttatttttaagcCTAACAATGTTAAATTAATATGCTCCAAATGAACTTAATGAATGCCTGTTTCCAGTAGGAGCTGACAATGTCAGACAAAAATGAGCATTATCTTTGTTGTCAAGCATCTTGTGGACTGTCTGTCTCTGGCTATTTTTCTCATGAGTGCCAAAGGACTAAGCTGTCACTGATAAAATCTTCCCTCTTACCAGCCCCTTCCACAGCAGAAATAGCACTGCCTTACAGTCCTTCAAGAGCTCCAGTTCCCTCTGGAGCTGTTCTTGTAAAATTACCTGCACACTCGGTTGGGTTGTATAATCCTCTAGTTACAAAAAATCATGGCATgtataaaattattaaaaagctgagtaacattttttaacattttgaatatgttttttttaaactctttcacTTGACTGTAAGATGTACCAACGGAACCAAGCCTTGCCCCATTGCTAGAGACAGGCATATGATCAGGAGACGCAAACGAATACGTAGACATGAGCACAATAAGATGAcagaaggaagagcagagaaTTAGCGGGAATTAGTGATGAGAGTCTTTATTGGTATTTGTCCAAGAATTAGACAGATAAATATAAGGTAGAACCAATAAATATCAGACTGATGGAAAAAATGCTTGATAAGTAGACAGGCGGGCAAATAGGCAGCTGGACATATTAGtgtataaatgaagaaaaaggcagaagaaaacttAGTTGTATATTTAGGTAACTAAAGTATTAAGAATACAAGTGTGTCTCATGCAgacccagactttttttttctttcaacaaatgaaaaatataattataGAACATTATAGAAGTGGGGGGAATATTTGCAAGGTGTGGATCAATTTTAGAGAATGATTTTGTGCAACAAAATTAATTGATTAAAACTTGTGGAAATTGTTGACATTTGTGGAGTTCGTATATATTTGTAATTTCCCAACAGCAGCTTTTGTTTAAGAAGTGGGCCagatttattttttggaaaaaaaaaaaagtcttaaaaagtTAAGCAGGTATAACCaagacaaaacattttgtttcaggaTGAATGACAGCAGCTGCTCTTAGTCCAAAATTAAACTGGTGAATGATATGATTTGTCAAAAAAGACACAGAGGAATGGGTGGACAGACTAGATTTCCTCTTGAGGCCACTTCCATGCTGTTTTCTCTAACATGGCTTCAATTGTAGCCCATAGGACATATAGACATAAGTAACTGGGGTGCTTCCCACAAAGTGAAATGGGGGTAAGACAATTTTGTGGGACAGGAAATCACTTGTTTACTCAGATACgcatttaaaaatgcagatagTCAAAATCTGAATGGTGATATATAGTTAGGTGAATTGATCCTCCTGTGTCCAGAAGTGAGGTGGGTGGAAAAACACTTGATTGCTACAGAGGAAAATGCTATTCTGGTCAAAATGATGTAAATCAGGTATTAATCACACaaactgaaagggaaaatgcTGCTCAGATACAAGCAAGACCAGGTCTGGGGTTGAAATTAGAAggaataagagagaaaataaaagcacaagCCACACTTCACTTTAATGAACACTCCTTCTGACAGGCCGGAAAAAGGATCAGACAGAAAGGGTTAGGTTcaaatgagttaaaaataaatCCCCTCCCATAGCTTTCTTTCAGCATACCTGAACAGGGAAGTACTTCCTAGAAAGCTACTGCAGCTGGCTGGAAATGTTTCAGTTtaccatttctgtttaaaaatgagcAAGTCACCTGCTACATTGGGAATGAGATCTttgttttgagagaaaaaaatcagatcaagTCTAGACTTGAACCGGGTCTCTCTCATCAACGGGAAGGACACTTTCAGGAGTTACAGCTCTCTTCTTGCAATCATAAGATACTAATTTGTTTCTCATCTCAttattgaggttttttttttaatgtgaaaaaggTTCCAGGCTTTCACTTTTACTCTGATGGAGgagtaaaacattttttttcaagcaaGATGCTTTTTGTACTTATGGACATACAGGCATAATCATGGGAGATGATTCATCTCATTGAATTAGAATTTTATAATGAAGAcattcacattttaaatatttcaacaCTGAGTCAGGTTTGCTTATTTGATTGCAAGGCCAGAGGTACAATCACAATAATTCATTCTAATATGCCAAGTAAAAAAAGGTcagatattttatgtttttagTAACAAAGGACTGCTAAAAGGGCACAGATATTTTTGAAAGGTATTccactttatttaaaaattccattaaaaatttGTTATTAGGGGACCAATTATTTCTAAATCTACAAGGAATCCCTCATCCAGATAGAAGAAAAATGGCAAGCTGCTTCATAACTAATCTTCTGTCAAAGCATCTCCTCaggctttgcttgacttcctgatTTCTCAGGCTGTAAATGATGGGGTTCAGCATGGGGGTGACAACTGTGTAAGAGAGGGAAACCATTTTCTTCATGTTGGATGAGAGGTTGGATTTGGGTCGCAGGTGAATGATGCCAGCTGTGCTGTAGAAAAGAGTTACTACCACGAGGTGGGCTGCACAGGTGGAAAAGGCCCGCTTCTGGCCCACACCTGAGGGTATCTGAAGCACAGCATGGATAATGCAAAGGTAAGAGATGGCTATTAGTGAAAAAGGGATCATCACTATTATGACAATAGCAATAAAAATCAGTAGTTCAAACAAGGCTGTATCTGCACATACCAGCTTCAGAACAGGagaaacatcacagaagaagtgatcaACCTTGTTTCCTCCACAAAAAGGCAAGGTAAATAACCATGTGGTGAAGCCCACAGCCCCAGGGACACCAGAGAGCCAAGACCCAATAGCCATCTTGACACAGAGGTTCCTGTTCATCATTGTGCTGTAGTGCAATGGATGGCATATTGCCACTTGCCGGTCATAAGCCATTGCGCCTAACAGGAAACACTCACAGGTGACAAAAAGTACAACACAGTTGAGCTGCAGGGCACAAGCTGTGAAGGAAATAGTTTTTCTTTCCACCAGCAGAGTCATAAGCATCTTGGGGACAATGCTCAAGCTGTAACAGATCTCCGCCAAGGCGAGATTCTTTAGGAAGTAGTACATGGGCGTGTGTAGGGCAGGGTCAATGGCTGTGATCACAACAATAAGAGAGTTGCCTATCATGGTGGCCAGGAACATGAAGAAAATTGCTGTGAAAAATAGAAGCTGCATCTTGCCATGGAAGGCAAACCCCAAAAGTATGAAGTGGGCAATGATGGTTTGGTTTCCTGGCTTCATTTCCTCAACAAGTTGCATCCTAAGACAGAAAAAACACACTACAAAAGGATTAGTAGCTTGGGACAGACTTGTGGTCTCAGAAATAGCTACAGCTGCAGATAAATTGGGGTTTAAGATACAAGATGAGGCATGGATATGGCAGTGACCCCAGAGTAAAAGAGCTCAGCTGGGGAACCTGTACAAGATGATTTTTAACAGTCACAGGCTGAGATTTATCTTCTCTAAATTAGATGAACAGAAGATAGACATACAAATTTGAAATAGCCTTCCTGTGTtaattttatatagaaaaaaatgGACATCTTCAAAGGACAGGTTATCTTATCATAAGAGGCATCTATGATGAGCCAGAAGAATTTCACTTTTGATAGGTTGGATGTCTCTCACTTAACTTCAGCATCTAGATACAGACATTTACAGGTGAGGCAGTCATCTTAGAAACACTCTGTATTTAAGGAATAGATCACAGTACAGAAGCACAATTTGTTCCCATTTAAGACAGATGTCAAAGGAATGCCAGTATTGACTAATAATGAAGTGAGTATATGATTACCAATTTTTAGATAGCTGAaattaactgaaattaatttcacTCTTGGTGCTTAAAGCTAGGTGATATGAAAATCCTTGTGGCTCCCCACCTACTGGTTTGATTTGTGGGCAGAGATGACCTACCTATGTTAGAATTATTTTCATTAGTTAACCTTACCTGCAAAAGTACAGTCCAAATCTAGCAAAGATGAAATTAATGAAAGTGTTATGCACTTACACATATTTCATCAAATCTTACAAAATTTGTATCCtaaattttaatttaagtttTGAGAAGTAAGAAGATGTTTACTATACAGATAGCTGCCCACATAAAAGAGGTCACCAACATCTGCATCTTGCTGCCATTTTGTGGGAATTTATCCCTCATGAGCTCTACTAATGGAATTATTTGTCTGGGAATCTTCTTGGACTGTTTTAGCCAAAATATACTTGGCTGAGTTTGAGTGTGCTGGATTGAGAAATGATCACTAGTTTCATTTCATCAGCTGTTGCATGGAAGGTAAATCTCCAGAAGTTAACATCAAACTGCTGGAAAAAGTAACATCCTGAAAGGCTGTATTGATTTGCTAAAGGTCTCGGGGTGGGATTCAACTGTTAATTCCAGCTTTGTAAAAGTAAGGTATCTGGGCAAGATAGTTATGCTCCTTTGGTTATGAGGAAATAACAAATAACAAATGGAAATAGCCTGCACAAGAATGTGCTTCATTTGAATTGATTTACCTGTCTTATGATTTAATGAATCACTTTTTCTGTGAATTTTtaataaagagaaagttttactAACTTAAACTAAGAGACCTAACAGCTATGCACTGGAAACTAGGTAAGATCAATGCCATTCCTTACAAGTACAACACCGTGCAGAGTAGAGCAATGAAGAGAGATGGCAAAAAGACAGCAAGGCCAGATCATAGAGTCTCACTAAATGTGGATGATTACAATGCACATATCTgttctaattttcattttattattaggAAGAAAGAGGTGCTTTTAAGGCATGAGTAACCTGTTAAATTTTAAAGAAgactttaaaattatattaattttgCCAAACTGTCTGTTTCTTTCCACTTACAAAGAAAAGATAGCTTAGATATAGATGTCTATACTGTAGAAATTTAAGATTAAGCAGGATAAATCCCAGCTTGCAAATTAGGAAAGTCACAGCCATACTGTGACAAAAAGAGAATAatacaaaacatttttcctaTATTTACAACATTGCTATTGAGATCAGAATCTGGCCCACAGGATCTGGACTGCAGCTTTGCAAAATGGAACTAAGAATTAGCATTTCTTCTTCAGGATTTACATGCATGAGATCAGGATATACAAGTGCAACAAAAATTCCAAACTAATAATGGGAAACAGATTGCTTCGACTACCATGAAGATATCTGTATGTCTGGTGGGAATTTGGCTTCAACCTATAGATTAAGAAAGACTCTTGCTACTGACACAATAGTGAAACTGTATCATTAATAACCATTTCAATTATACAAAATGGCTTAAGATTTTGGGGGCTTTGAGTTTTCAGAATTTCTgaaaacgcttttttttttttttaaccttagcaatgatgaaagagaaaatgagtaGATCAGAAGGCTAGAAAGaaatagatagatagaaagaAACAGTGTATTTCATATGTTCAATATAATTACGATCAATATAGGTAGCTACAATTGCCAATTATAGATGATAGAAATAAGGAAGGATTTTCTGGGTACAGTTAATCTTTCTCCTCCATAGACATCTAAAATAGTACAAATTGCTCATGCTGTGGAGGTTCCTATTTCTCTCAGATGACCAAGTGAATAATTCAGAAGTAAAAATCTGCATTGCCAATGTGTAAAGCTAGGCGGGATGGACACCACTTGTATATCCTAATAGTAACTCTGGGTTCCAGTTGGAAAAATAAACTATGGAAACACacttatgttttgtttttgtcttagaAATCCACTAACTATGAAGAACAGAAATTGAAATATTACCTTATGTTACTAAAACAGATAGAATTTTATCTCTTTCTTCAGTAGgggcagaaaggaggagaaattgTGAATACAGAGTTGAAAGAAAAcaatccctttttttccctctgtaagAAGCAACATCTCCCCTCTGACTTCAAAGGCTCCTAGAGCTTGTGGGTGGAGGTATTTGAATTTTCTTGTGCTCCCAGTAGGACAGGGTCTCCAGATAGTGATTTGCTGTTATGATGAAATCATAAGTTaaaatgacctttttttaaatccatggACTATATAACTATGCAGTATATTTTAAGAGATACTAGAAGTCTAAATATACTATAAGTAATGTTTCTTTCCACATATTCAGAGTTGCACAAGTAACTGATCTAATTGATATCAGTAATTATACcactaataaaaatataatttctttttcttattcttaTTCAGTTTACTAATACTAGACAAAATGGAATTTAGCATGTGTTGGTTTCCAGTAGTTATATTTTCAAGAGATTATAGAAACAAATGCTTGGATAAACAGTGGTATTGTGAATATGGAATATTGCAATATGAGACCAATGTAACACATAGCACTAAACAGTACAAGAATAACAGCTATTCTGATAACATTTGTTTATTGTTTTTGTCCACCTAAGTCTGGAAATGACAGATTGTTATCATTTGATGGATGTCCGCTTCAGTCATCTGAAGCACTTTTGATGAGGGTGTGGTAACTCAGTGtaaggcagaggtgaaggattaGGTGATAAGAATTCAGGACCAAAGGACTTAACAGCTGATCAATTCCAGTAAAATTTGGGTTTGTATCCTGAAAAAGCTAGAAATGCAAGTTGTTGTACCAGTGCATCACAAATGGGAACCATCACAGAGGATTCATTAATACTCTCCTGTTGCAGAAGGGCTCAGACTTGGGCCCTGACTCCCTGACTACACAGAGCATGCTAGGACTCATCCTGCTTCTGGCCTGGAATGAGTTAGGTGGCTCTCTTGGCATTAGTGTGAATGCAAATGTCTTTGGCATGTCATACGGCAAGCGTAAGTTCACCTGAAGATACAGCCAAAACAAACAGTACAGCCACAGCTAGTGCGATGCTTCCTTCTTTGTACAGAAGGATTGTGATAGAATAAGGAAGTTCTCTCATTTAACTCTCATTAAATGTGTCTGTAGGGATTTTTGATGACTGATTTTCAGTTATGACTGATTTTTAATACTATCCaagtttcttttgattttttccaaaaaaaaatctcactattaagattttcaaaagaaaattatttgtctGCCAAGGTCCTCGCATGACTTCATAGTCATCACAGTAAAGTAATTTACAGCTAGGTATACTTTAGTCATCACAGCACCCTCATGAATAGGAAGGAGACAGTTCCATATAAAAACAATGAGGACACTACACAAACTCACAGTCTCCAGTGCATCAGGAAGCTGACGACTGAACCAGGAGTAGCAGCCCTTCTCAGCACTGTTTCCAGAGGACTAGGTGTCTTCTGCTACTGTCTTTCTACCTCTGTCTCCTTGGCCTATGTACTTGTTAAACAGTGTGCAGAGAAGTCTGTGCCTATGGTCTTCCTCAGAATGTctttcacctccttattcctcagACAACAGGTCACAGGGTTCAATGCTGGAGTcaacacagaatgaaaaaaagattacCATATTGAAGTTGAATGGATGGGTCCTCTTGGGCTTGGTGTACATGAAGATATTGATGGAGAAGCCAATGACCTCAGTGAGATGGGAGTACAAGTGGAGCATGCTTTGCTCCTTCTCTGGGCGGAGGACATACCCAAGATGGTGGACATGATACAGCTGTAGGAGATGACAATGAGGAAGAGGGGAATCAACAGGACAACCAGGACCAGTGCAAAGCTTGCTGTCTCTACCAGAGATATGTCAGTACAAGAAAAGTTCAGCACTGGAGAgatgtcacaaaaaaaatggttgATGACCATTGATGGTTgattccccctcagtcttctcttctccaggctaaacagccccagggctctcagcctctccttgtataagagatgctccagtccttcaTCATCTTTGAGGCCCTTCACAGGGCTCACTCCAGGATGTCCATGTCTTTTTTGTACTGtggagcccagaactagacacagCACTCTAGGTGTGGCTtctccagggctgagtagaggacaGGGATCACCTCTCTCAACCTGCCGACAATGGTCTTCATAATGCaacccagcataccattggccttctttgccataagggcacattgctggctcatgttcacctTAGAGTACggcaggactcccaggtccttctctgcagagctgctttccagcaggtcagcccccagcctgtactggtgcatggggttattcctccctaggtgcaggactctgcccttccctttgttgaacttcatgacgttcccttctgcccatctctccagactgtggaggtccctctgaatggcagcacagccctctggggtatcaaccactcctcacagttttgtgtcatctgcatttcatttttatctgTCAATTTTGACTGTACAACCTGTGACACTGGGTAAGTCCAGTCATATTGTTTTTGCACTCCTCTATCTCTGCCAGTGACAAACACTGTATTAGGCAAGAATTTTCATGTTCATATAGCTTAGGGCAGAACGGAAAGGACAGAAGGGATGTTATGACTTTAGTCATTGCACTTACCCCTAGAGAACTATTGGAATATCCTTAAAATGTCATCTAGTTATCTAGGCTCCTCCTGTagtcaaaggaggaaaaaataaaggaagattaCTAATCCAGATGGAAAAGATTTCATGCCTAGAgaagatatgtgtgtgtgattcATCTAGTGTAATTTAGCCATGTAAAAAACCATGACATAGCTCACACTCTGGAAGTGCCTGCTTCTCTCTAGTGTCTATAAAGGGAGCTTGGGCTTCTGAGTTAAGATGTAGATATAGCTATTACATTTTATATGGGACACAGGCTAGTACAAATACCATGTGGGAAGCACAAGGAACACCCCTTCAGCTGGTACTTTTTTTCTCTCACCCAAGACCAATAACAGCTAAGGAAGTCCTTCCTTTCCTGTCTGGAGCAACATTGGGTCAAAGAAGTTAATTTAAATCACAGTTGATTGATTTTAACTAGGAAGAGGAGAAGACCTCACACAGCTAGACATCTCTCCTGTTCAGGAGGTGAtgagcagcagccctgcttcCCAGCCTCCTATCAGGTCCAGGTACCTCTGCTGAGAGCAATGCTTCTTCACACAAGCCCGTCTCTTCTGCCCTGCT
This Apteryx mantelli isolate bAptMan1 chromosome 15, bAptMan1.hap1, whole genome shotgun sequence DNA region includes the following protein-coding sequences:
- the LOC106487972 gene encoding olfactory receptor 10A7-like is translated as MQLVEEMKPGNQTIIAHFILLGFAFHGKMQLLFFTAIFFMFLATMIGNSLIVVITAIDPALHTPMYYFLKNLALAEICYSLSIVPKMLMTLLVERKTISFTACALQLNCVVLFVTCECFLLGAMAYDRQVAICHPLHYSTMMNRNLCVKMAIGSWLSGVPGAVGFTTWLFTLPFCGGNKVDHFFCDVSPVLKLVCADTALFELLIFIAIVIIVMIPFSLIAISYLCIIHAVLQIPSGVGQKRAFSTCAAHLVVVTLFYSTAGIIHLRPKSNLSSNMKKMVSLSYTVVTPMLNPIIYSLRNQEVKQSLRRCFDRRLVMKQLAIFLLSG